In the genome of Artemia franciscana chromosome 16, ASM3288406v1, whole genome shotgun sequence, the window AGATGCATTTAGTTAGGAGTTCGATACGCTTTTAAAcatttaacaagagctaagagctcatatggcacttgtgacgaggtcggaagagccgagagctcatatggtacgaggtcggaagagccaagagctcatttggacgaggtcggaagagccgagagctcatatggtacgaggtcggaagagccaagagccaagagctcatttggcacttgtgagaaggtcagaacctaaagttaaactttatagcacaagatccttctaaatatcaaatttcattaagatctggtcaccctttcgtaagttacaaatacctcaattttcaaaattacctcccccctcccaattccaccaaagagagcagatccggtccagttatgtcagtcacgtatcttagacaggtttctattcttcccatccagtttcatcctgatctcaccgctttaagtattttctaagatttccggtccccccaactgcccccccccaattacgtttgatccggttgagatttaaaataagatatcagagttacgaggtccttctaaatatgaagtttcatgaagatccgatcactccttcgtaagttaaaaatacgttatttttcttatttttcagaattaccccccccccccccgcaattgagcggatccgttccaattatgtaaattacgtatgcaagacttttgcttatttttccaaccaagtttcatcccaatccctccaatctaagcgtttcccatcattttaggtctccccaccccaaacttcccccaatgtcaccagatccggtcaggatttaaaataagagctttgagccacgatatgcttctaaaaatcaaatttcatggagatccaatcacccgttcgtaagttaaaaatacctcattttttctaatttttcagaattaacccccccccccaactacccaaaagagagcggatccgttccgtttatgtcaatcatctatctaggacttgtgtttatttttcccaccatgtttcatcccgatccctccactctaagtgttttccaagttttaggttccccctcccaactccccgtccccatcacaagatctggtcgggatttaaaataagagctctaagacacgatatccttctaaacatcaaatttcattgagatccgatcacccgttcgcaagttgaaaatacctcatttttctaatttttaagacttacaacccccccccccccaactaccccaaagagaacaaataagttccgattatgtcaatcatgtatctaggacttgcgcttatttttcccatcaagtttcatcccgaaccatctactctaagtgttttccaagattttaggtttcccccctccaactccccccaatgtcatcagacccagtcgggatttaaaataagagctctgagacacaatatcattccaaacatcaaatttcattaagatccaatcacccgctcataagttaaaaatacttcattttttatatttttccgaattaaccggcccctactccccccccccccagatggtcaaatcgggaaaacgactatttctaatttaatctggtccggtccctgatacgcttgccaaatttcatcgtcctagcttacctggaagtgcctaaagtagcaaaaccgggactttaggttttccccctccgactccccccaatgtcatcagatccggtcgggatttaaaataagagctctaagacacaatatcattccaaacatgaaatttcattaagatccaaatacccgctgataagttaaaaatacttcattttttctattttttgcgaattaaccgggcccccactcccccccagatggtcaaatcgggaaaacgactatttctaatttaatctggtgcggtccctgatacgcttgccaaatttcatcgtcctagcttacctggaagtgcctaaagtagcaaaaccgggacagaccgacagaattggcgactgctatatgtcacttggttaataccaagtgccataaaaatacccAGGCTTTACGTACTGATAgtataacaaaataatttttgaaacatgGTGATTGCAAAAATTAGGGATAAGATGTGAAAATTATGAAGTCCTTTATGAAAAAGGCAAATGCGGAAATTATAGAAGTATTAGCTTATTTCAGTAAGAGACAAACCACTTTGCATTATTATAAGTATTAGACTAAGAAACTaagtagacaaagttttaagagaagaacagtatgGTTTTCGGTAATGAAGAAGGTGTTTTCACCCAACCTCCATACTTCCATTAATCATTGTGAAGTGTCTAAATCATCAGACTCCTGTAGTTCTGCATTTAATAGATCATGAGCATATTACAGCGGTTAAGGTAAAAGACGATGTTAGTAGTTTGTTTGGTGTGGAATCAGAGGCTAAGCAGAATTGTGCCTTATTCgtatttatattgattttgtCCTAAGAAGTATAAGACAACGGGAGTGCATGATATTAACTGGGAAGATATCACTCTCAAACTTAGGTAAATATGTCAGAGAGAACAATGATCTTTAAATGTTTGAGGACTCAGGGTGcaaaaataggtttgaaagtACTGCTAGGCACAGATTTATAATCAGCTACCgaaaaaaaactcttgaatGCCTGTATTAGCAAAAATCGAACACTATTTGTAAAATATGCACtcaatatgttttgattttagaaagccatgcaataattttaatgattcaGGTAAGATCATTCTCCCGATAATGCATGAATGACCTGCAGTTAAAAGGGTAACACCACTTTTATGTGTGCTAATTGGGTGTTACAGGATAGTTGGAGAGGATAGGGACCCAAGGCCTCACTCTATGCCTATCAATCATACAGATAGAAAATTATAGTAAGACTCTGAATTCAACAAGGCTTAACATGTCCGCTTTTCTCAAAAGTTGCATTTATGATGTCTGTTTTAAATGGGTTATCCACATTCATTGGGCCCTATCCCAGGGGTAATAGGGATTGTTCCGCCCACAGAGGcatttttttcaaccttttgACCATTTTTACTAAAACAGATATTATAAAGCTTTTATCCAACATTATATACGGTTGCAAAGGCATCCAAGATAAATAGACAGCAAGCTATGCTCCAATAtgttttggctcttaaaagaaccaatttctgatcaaatggCCAATTTCCGGCTTTTTAACCACTAGCAGTGCCATAACCCGGGGGAAGGGCAAGGGGGAGCAACTCCAGGCAAAGCATCTGTAGTGGCACCATTTAGACAAACGCGGTTATTCATCCTTAAGCCATTTTTAAGGCAAGGATCAAAGAAATTGACAATGCCTCAGGACAACGAATAAGCTATGTGTGCCTTTGACCATCCGTTCTATAAAATAAGGgttgggaaaaacaaaaatatatggaAACATATGAGTCTTTACTAAGTTAACCTTATTGCGTTAACTATGACACATGAAGaccttttagtaaaaaaaaagtcttcctTTGAATTCAAATACAAAATCTAGCTTGAAACActacagaaagaaaaaagaaaaagagactaACCTTGACCCTACATCGTGGTCTTGAATCTGCAGAGCGGCATGAATCATTGGTCTCACATTTTCTCTTTCTAATTGTTGAGATAGCATTGACCCTGGTTGATTTGAGTTTGGATTTATCAGATTCACATTTGGATGTTGctgtaaaatattttgattgcAAGACTCAGCGGGCGATTGAAACCTCGGTTGCTGGACATTCTGAATGGAATTTATGACATTTGACCCATAACCTGAAACGTCTGGGTTTATAGTAGCTAAATTTTGAACAGATGGACTTCCAGTTTTATGCTCATTCTGAACAGAAGGTGGTAGTTTTAATGGTCGAGGATTCACAGCTTGTGTTGTTCCACTAGTAAACGAGACTGTACTTCCAAGAGCCTGAGTCCCTTGAAAATTAGCATTAACTGCAGGATGGAGGTTAAGAGGCTGATTTGACTGAATCATTGGTGATAGCTGATTGTATGACTCATTTCCAGGATCAGATACAAACTTTTCCTCAAACTGAGAATGCGTAGCCGGCAACGATGACACAACACCAAAATCACACTGAGTagcaccatttttttttgtctgttgcACCTGTTGAGTTGTCATTAACTGGAAATTTTCAGAAGCTCCCAATTGTGAtgcattttttagtttagtttcattCATCAGCTCCAAATTATAGTTCACAGACGACCTTGACTGTGATGATTGCTGAGCAAACTGCTGAGGAGTACTCTGTTGGATTGTTTGGGGATTCATATGATGATAATTACTCTCTTGCACGCCTTCATTAAATCTTGCTCCAAAGTTTTCTTCTTTCAAGTTGTAGGATTTAGAATTTTCGGGGTTACTACTGTAAGATGCTTGATTATTCAAAGGATCATTACTGTAACATCTTTGATTGCTAGAAATACTAGAGTCTTGCAGCACGTACTCGCTGTTCACTGCATTTACTTTAATGGGAGATTTAGGGTGCTGATCGAAAGACGCAATGGGTATGTCTCCTGAAATCTGCATACAACTCGTAGAAGAATCGTGAATGTTGGCATTTTGAGAGAGAATAGATGCATAAGAAGCAGGGTGGGAAATTCCAACTTTGTTCTGTAATAGATTTCCTTGGATGAGCTTAGGGGCTTCGTTGGTTACACATGGAGTATTCACAACCGGCTGGCAAAGTGGTGTCATATTGCGATTTCTATTGACTGCTTCGTTTCCTTTCATATCTAGAAtttctcttatttctttttcgtTTAGCAATGGCGAGGATTGCGCATTCAAAGGATTTGGATGATGTGACAAAAGATATTCAGTATTCTGGGAAGCTGGCTGACATTCATTCAAATCAGAGGCTCTTTCACCAGATGCATTACTAAGACTTAAAATATCTTCCTGAGAGCTGAGCATCTGGTGGTTAGCAGACGTTTGACACAAGCCTGAAATATGATCATCTTCAGTAAGACCATATGAGCTAACACCAGCACCACTATAATTGCTTTTACAGCCCATTTCATTCACTGAGACAGAGTTCTGACATATTGTACTAGCATTTCCGATATCGCCAGAGGTAATcactttttttggctgaagaATAGAATTATCATCATCAGTATGACTAGCAACAGGAATATCAAGGATACTTTCCTGACTGGATATACTTCTTCTCAAATCCACGTCAGGTTCGTTTTCCGCTTTGACCATGGGCACTGACTCAACTTCACTTGTCGAAGGGCGAACACCCACATCATGGGAAGACCTTACTCCCGCCGCAGCAGTATCAACAGAGCAAATGTTCTGATAAGAATCTTCGATAGTCCATCTGCCTCTTCGATAAGGCTGAGAGCTTGCAGACGGAGAAGCTCGAACAACAGTAAAACGACTAGCTATAGATTCCACACTTGTAGCAACATTTACTGCCGTATCCACAACCGGATCTCCATTATCAGTGATATCTGAGGTGTCTTCTGTGTGTGATTCATCATTAGAGTCATCACCAAGGTCAAtgcttcctaaaaaaaaaatttgcataaaaaagTATCCAAGTAGTGATCTTCTTTTTCATCTATTCATATCCTAATATTTATTATTCCTTGgttcaagttttgagatatgGTTTTCCAAGATAAAATCTGGAGgagtatttttttaactgttaaaTTTAAAGAGCCATAATATTTCTAAATAGACTAGGTGAGCAGAGAGGGCTCTACCTAGGACCCTCAAGTCATATCGATTATCAATTCTGGCATGATTTTGATTTCAACAGAGTTACAAGCTCAAATTTCTACTCGATGTATTTACTAAGCCTCAATCCATGACTGGGCTATACATAAAAGCACTAGCACCATCTACATCATACAATCCCTAGACATATCTTTGATTTGCATATCTtgattaatatttcaaaattttggcaaGATGCCACTTGGAGCCCCAGGGAAACAATACGAGAACCTCCCCTTACCCTGATTATCCTGGTAATTCGAAGTATATAGTTCCTTAGAATTTATGATCGAATGTCCGTCCCAACTTTTTATAGTCACCCGCTTCATATGAGGCCAGACAAAAATTACTTGTAAAAAGTGTCGTCCAAAAAGTGGCAACAAGCAGCACACATTTCACATAAAACCTTTAACACTAGACAGCTTAAATGCCAAAATAGTTGGAGTGGATTCAACTTCTGGTAAAAAGATACAATATGATAACCAAGATATTATATTTTGTCACCTTAAAAATTCTCAAAAGAGTGTGACATTGGGGTCAATTGAAGAAACTCAATACGCAGGAACTTTTGGTCGTCTTTTAAAGACTGATAAGACATCAGCCAAACCACCAtaccctctgatttttttttgtcatttctacCCTACAATAATTTTCCTTAGAAGAGGGGGCTTCTCAGGGTAGTGTCCCTGGGCCCATCTATTTTCATGTATATGCCAATGACATAGGCGACAACCCTGTAAATCCTTTATACCAAACTGGTAACGATATCGCGTATCAGGCAGGTGATCGTAGGAATGAAGTAAAAGCCAAAAGTTTCTTACTTCTATAGGCGGATCTCATGAGGATAGAAAAGAGTTCTGATTCTTGGAAGGTCAATTTAAACGAATCAAAGATAAAGGAGTTATTAGTCACCCTATCGAGTCCCGTGCAACATCTTTTATTCATCTATAAGATGAAGCTTTAAAAAGAGTTGACAAAAAGCGTCTTCTGGAGCTCAATTTCTCATCATTTCTCTCCTGTGGCGCACACTAAGCTAGTCTAGTCCAGTCCTCATGTGCAAGGAAATTctgcctcattttttttaacgtcAACTGCAAATTTTAGAATCATTTTATTCATTGGTGCAACAGTAATCTCATAACATCTCTatgcttttttttcgttttttttttaagttgtaacTTCTTCGGAGTAGCCCAACAAATTGCTTAAAAACATCATGGCTGAAAAACGTATAATTCTGCAAGAAGGCATACGCGATTATTCATCTCCTGGTAGGTATATCTCCTGCCCCCTCCAAAGAAGGGCTcaagagttttcaaaattttcgtttaattttcAGCATTTTCCATATAACTCGTCAAAAATTTTTTATCCTTTCAAAATGAATTCCTATGTAcatatttacattttatatcACCTCAAACTTTAACAGATTCGTGATGTTCAGGCCAATCCGCAGGAGAAGATGCGAACAAAAGCATTTATACAAACCCCATTTATAATTGATTGCGGGATACAACACTATACGCTTTATTGTAGATTTATGGCTTACTGTAGCGTCAAATTAAACACAATTCCACAATTCCAAATAACAGCATAAATGTATATTTTCGAACTATAGCATTTATACAATTTGGGGGCATACTGAGGAAGTATGAGCGAGGGCCCATAAGCAGGTATAACAGGTATATAATTCAATAATATCATGTGGCTTCTGTATGAAAAACTCAAGGGTAAAACTTACGCTATTTTCCATCAGGGCGATTAATAAAGATTACTAAAAATCAAAAACGGAAACATAAAAGACCGCTTTGGAAACCTATCTAGTTACCGTTAGGATTCTAGACTTCTTCTCTGACTATACAAGGAAAAGATGCCTTAAATGTCTACTACTACTGGCGAGGAAGAGGAGAACAAGAGGCCAAAAGAAGACGTGGCTCCCGACAGTGAAGGTCGATCTGGAACCAATAGGAGGGCTCAGAAAATACGGCCGTCGTTGGAATGCTCAGTGGTTGGGGATCGTACAACTTGGCACGCTCGagtgaaacttttaaaagaagATATGTCGTCGTCTGGTGGACGCCACGATGAGCCTGGATGCAGCTTGAACGTGCAGCGAGTAGAAGTAAGTAAGTTCCGTTTGGGACGGCAGTATTTGAGCAATGGAGTGctatattttgagcaaaaaggGGATGTTTGGCTTCTCCTTTAGCAGCAATAGGAAGAAGTACAAGTTCTTTCCTGTGCCTCCTACGCTTTTCTTCAGGTCCATGATGATATTCCTAGGTCCCGTAGATTTACGTCTTCTTTTGTATCTGATCGTCTAATTACCAGCTCCGTAGTTCTCGCATAGACCAACAATAAGATCCAATTTTAATCCTTTTGTTGCGTGTCAATTTACATGGAGCACCCTCCCCGATTCGGCTCGAGAATGCCACTCCTTTGGcactttcaaaataatttgttgTTCCCATATGGTTAATTTTTCCTTGGCGCATTAAGTGTTatccatttattattattattatccaaTTTCTAGATGTTGTGATCCATTGCAGTTTGATAAAGCTTATTTAATGAAatctcgtttttttcttttatatggaaatattttacttttatatgaaaatacatctatctatctaaacagcagggacacaactaaacgTAATTCAAACACTGATATTGCAGCCTTTTACTCAGGCTTCCCGCTTGTTGATAAAAATAATACCCTTTTTATCTACTTCCAATCATGATACGGCTATGAAAAATAGTGCCTACGGTTATTCTGTTCCCTCCTGTGGTCAGGGGGCCAGGATTCCATACCTCTGTCCGCGTTGAACAGTTAATGAACAAAAAGGGTTTAAACGCTCTAAGTAAGAATTTATGCTTTGAAAATAAGATTGATACAATATAGCTGAAtgtaactaaagaaaaataatgatgcATGCAATAGCTGGAATGCGGAAAAAACTTGATCAATACTcagattttttctttgtcagAAGCTATCTAATAACAAGACTAATGACTGTCTTaatgataaaactttttttcctcCAAGAAACGAAAgggcaaaaacagaaaaaaaaacagacatagTGAATCATTTGACTGTAATTAAACACTCAATCATTATTTGGAAATGTATTTTATCGACATTATCTTTCTAAGGATACACATGTCTACTGACGCAGAAAGAGGTTAGATAACTCAGAAGCGTACTTCCAGACAACAATTTTCCATTGAGCTTCTTTGAAACCAATTATAACTAGGAATCCCTCCTCCATGAATGGAGCGATTGAATGGAGGGAGTTTCCAGGGGCTGAACTCTCTGGGACAATTTTACACGAGGGGAATGAACCGGAATTCccatacaaattatttttaatgctttctctttggcggctcaattttacatgtggaaaTGTTCCGGAAGAATTGTCTGAGCAGTCTTTTCAATGGGGTCGGCATTGTCTAGGAGGGAAGGGGATTTTCTACGGGGATTTTTTTATGGGGATTACTAGGGGGAGGGCAGATTTCCcaccattatttgaaaaacgatcagcaataaaataagataaaaatgagttttttaactgaaagtaaggagcaacattaaaacttaaaacacacataaattattccgtatgtgctACCCCATCCTAAATACTTCTCTCTTTACggtaaattttgactttttgtccaaattctttaaaaacgactcctgaaacccGAGGGCCATTTAGTTAAAATGAGaagcttaaaaaactttagcgtgaagagcgatgatatacggaataatttctattggtttaaagttttaatgctggtcctttaaattttttactgctcctttcagttgaaaaaaaaaattgtttttttaatttaataagaaaataaacgataagttttctttttgtttgtagaTGACCCTGACATAAAtctatttaaacaaacaaaaagttacaagaaaatataacgtaaaaaattctattaataaattgatgAGCTAAGATCCATGTATATTCAAGGACGTCTATAGGATGAGGGTCACTTCAGCTTGATGGCTTCAGCCCGATAGAAGACCAAAACTTAGGCAGATTGTCAATTAATAGAAACAATAATATCCCTCTTAATCCGCCCAAAATTCTATAGTAAACATTTTATTGCAAATACATAGCACAAAACACCTgctgatcaaaaattttgactgagTATTCAAATTATGTCCAAAACATAAATTTGCTGTCCAATATTATAATCTCTatcagaaaaatttagaaaaaatgctCCGCACACTCcaaattgtaattaaaaataaaactacgtggattaaaactaaaagaagttttaatatcgcttttcaaaaaaataattgttcaagaaaaagttaagagccatacAGAAACATAAGACGAGTCGAAATTATGTCATATATataaacgtaaaacgaacagaagtcaAAATGAGTAAACGAATCAGGAATTAAGATGAATAGATGGGTCCTAAGAcgaactgaaataaaaattagtaaTCAAGTTAAGAACTGCTGAGACCGCCAGGAATTAatttcattatatatcaaaGAATCAGTCTAAaatcattattctttttaagtaatttttaagtaatttattgaggtaattttcttctctaaaaattatcataattatcataaataaaaaattatcgaCTTTATGATCGATAAAACCGCACAGTTCAAAATACAAATCGTCTCAGTAAAACGCAAAAGGCACCCAAGTCGTTTACAGGGGTCAAGAAAAagtaaagggggggggggggtgtcattcATTTGTAAACCCTGATTAGTCTTGTGATTAGTCCTGATTAGTGGCCATCCCCAGGAGATAATCTGATGTTTATCTGCTGAGGACGGCCACTGTGTttgtgaccgaaatatccagagattttattattgttttcactgtctaataaagaATTTATCCCTATTGAACTGTTATTCGTACATCATAAAAAGGCGGTGTGGTCTCGGAAAATACCTACTTTGGCTAGAATATTTAGGGAGTGGTAGCCTCAGACCTGCCTGCGATcacttatgttcgttttaagtttggcatgactattcattttaatttctgcttgttttaggaTCCATGTATAGCAACATCTATTATCTTTACGTTTGATgtgattattaattataatcctgttcgttttgggtgtcactatatatttatataaatctgttcgttttaagtttggatCATCAAATGCCTCTATTTCTATCCGTCTTAAGCTTTCATTTCggtgtttacttttctttgaaaaacttcttttttggaaaacgttTTCTAAAATTAACCATACAAAACGTTATAAAGTTGGATTGATACATAAATACCAATGTATCCAGTGTATTTGTTAACGTTCTCATTCTATAGAGCGGATAATCGCAGGATTTTGTGAGAGGTATCCTTcgattttaaatgaaaaggtCTAGCGCAACTAATATGAGCTGTAACTgaccgggggggggggcatcctGACGTCCCTAGAACGTCCCACCAGCCCCAAGGCGTCCTCACAGACAATACTTCATAACAGCCGTTTTAATCAGAACGGTTAACTTAAGAAAACAAGGGTGGGTGACATGATTCACGCTTTTCCAAAGACAAGGATCTCAAATTCACAAATAACCCACATACAACCCAATCTCCATAGTTACGTTTTAATAGTCAAATGAAAATGCAACAGCTTGTTTAAAATAGCCACACaagtatttgtaatatttatgattGAAAGGCCCTAAAAGACGCCGTTAGGGTTGTATCCCGCCATAGGTATTccccaaaattcaaaaacatatgTATGTTTCTCTCCTTTCAgtttcagttcagttcattcgggtttataaaaaaaaaattataacagtcataacGTACCTAATCCCTCATCTCTATGCAAAGATGCATGCTGAGTTCCTTAtcaccttaaaaataaatacacactaGGGCTCTCCCTCCATTCCTCAATGCAACCATGGCCCCCACCAACAAAAccatccttacaagtccccacctCTTCATCCAGAAGGAATTTTTGCCTCGTTATCATTCGGGAATAACTTAGGGACTGGCCCAAAAGTATTAAAAGCCAATCATTTAGCTTTAAAGAGTAACagtctaaattaaaacacattaaaaggactacataacttacaaataatGTTTTAACTTCGTCAAGAATGGTGAATAAGAGTTTTTGAGCTTGCTTATTATAAGTCTGACGCTAACATTCCAGTATAGACGTCCAAAAAACGCTAACTACACAAAACAACGGCCGACATGCCAGAATTGGTTGAAATCAGAGTTCTCCAAGAATTTTTAACAGGTATGATCCTAGGACCATAACTGAGATTGTTACTCCCGTGCCCTCTCCAATCCCCACTCACTCCGTCTAACCCTAGGTTCATATATAattgtttttcccttttcaaCTGGTGAttatttagaaattttagaGAATGGTCCTTAATGATTAGTTGTTAAGCATTTGAAGTCCTTAAGATCGCTTGGTCctaaatgattaaatattaataaaaaaaaatcataaaaaagataatacGCATCTCctaaacaaacataaatcaaataaatactGTACGAAGAATCTTCAATTATACTGGGATTTCTAAAATAGTTGATAACAAATGAGACGCCCAAAATTATAGGTGAACTACGACTAATCCCAGTGAGACTAACGACGATACTTCCACTATTAATCAAATGATTGCAGCAGTACCTACATCCTAGTAGAGTGAACCAACGCCTGTAGTTACTGAAATCTTAAAACAGCATTTTCTAAGGAACTATCTAATGAGAAGCATTTTCTAATGGACGCTGATTCCGAAAAAACATGACCATTATTCAGGTTTAAGAGAAAAGTAATTTGTAACCAGAAAATcacatgaaaattaaaacaaattgaagTAAAAAGTAAATGATTGAAAATTGCCATTGCCAAAAAACCCTAAACTGAAGATTTAGTCTCCAATCTTGATCAACAAGGAATATCACATTTGTATaggtagcactgatgtgtcttCTTTTCATTCGTTTGTTTTGACCCATGGTGATTGCACAGAACTAGTTGTCGTAGAATTTTGAGAGTTTGCATCTTTATCCTactttctagtgcccttcttaaacAACAAAAGAAGATTGTATCACAGCAATGTGccattttctgtcattttgtgccacaaaaataaatttttccaaaCCAAATTCTAAGATAGGCAATTGAACTGTACCGGTGTAAACCCCTTAATCTGAGGTTCACAGTTGACCACCTTGAAAATTTATGAGAATCGCATTTGAGCACAAGTGTTTTAAAAATTGATAcgtctcatattttttttttttttttctcagaggtgAATTTGATTAAACAGAGGTCGATATAATCGCGAGGGAGATCATTCCAATGGAAATTAACATTTCTAGCCCCTGATTCACGTCACAAAAGATTCCACGCCACCACAAAGTGCCATTTCCTAccacaaaacaacaattttggccAAAAACGGCCACAATACCGGTGAGTGAGAGTTCTGACATGGCTCAAGCTTCTATTAGGATTTTCCTATGCTTTGAAATCTTGTGCGCAATCCAGACAATACTCCTAAGCTCATGCTTGAGTTTTCTGAAGTGTAGTTATCACCTCTTTTCCCTTCAAAGGGCATTGAAAATTAAGTGATGTTGGGCAAACTGCGTGTTTTATACATTTTCGAGTTTCACGAGTTTTGATTACTTTAGAAATAACATATGTGTAAAAGCAACTCTTGAAGGGAGATGTATAAGATTGAAAATGATTGAACATGTTCATAAAAAAATCCCTTTGATTCAC includes:
- the LOC136037203 gene encoding TSC22 domain family protein 1-like isoform X2, whose protein sequence is MNGNPAKGTERQDDKSSNPPTAPPPLPPSPVSGGPHRKKSSSFQITKVQYPRRGSIDLGDDSNDESHTEDTSDITDNGDPVVDTAVNVATSVESIASRFTVVRASPSASSQPYRRGRWTIEDSYQNICSVDTAAAGVRSSHDVGVRPSTSEVESVPMVKAENEPDVDLRRSISSQESILDIPVASHTDDDNSILQPKKVITSGDIGNASTICQNSVSVNEMGCKSNYSGAGVSSYGLTEDDHISGLCQTSANHQMLSSQEDILSLSNASGERASDLNECQPASQNTEYLLSHHPNPLNAQSSPLLNEKEIREILDMKGNEAVNRNRNMTPLCQPVVNTPCVTNEAPKLIQGNLLQNKVGISHPASYASILSQNANIHDSSTSCMQISGDIPIASFDQHPKSPIKVNAVNSEYVLQDSSISSNQRCYSNDPLNNQASYSSNPENSKSYNLKEENFGARFNEGVQESNYHHMNPQTIQQSTPQQFAQQSSQSRSSVNYNLELMNETKLKNASQLGASENFQLMTTQQVQQTKKNGATQCDFGVVSSLPATHSQFEEKFVSDPGNESYNQLSPMIQSNQPLNLHPAVNANFQGTQALGSTVSFTSGTTQAVNPRPLKLPPSVQNEHKTGSPSVQNLATINPDVSGYGSNVINSIQNVQQPRFQSPAESCNQNILQQHPNVNLINPNSNQPGSMLSQQLERENVRPMIHAALQIQDHDVGSSATGGSSAAIDNRIVQALDIVKDRLIHAVREEVDELKLKIEELNSRIRELESENSILRGAVPSEFLAQLDIQKNSGITKN
- the LOC136037203 gene encoding TSC22 domain family protein 1-like isoform X1, whose product is MNGNPAKGTERQDDKSSNPPTAPPPLPPSPVSGGPHRKKSSSFQITKVQYPRRGSIDLGDDSNDESHTEDTSDITDNGDPVVDTAVNVATSVESIASRFTVVRASPSASSQPYRRGRWTIEDSYQNICSVDTAAAGVRSSHDVGVRPSTSEVESVPMVKAENEPDVDLRRSISSQESILDIPVASHTDDDNSILQPKKVITSGDIGNASTICQNSVSVNEMGCKSNYSGAGVSSYGLTEDDHISGLCQTSANHQMLSSQEDILSLSNASGERASDLNECQPASQNTEYLLSHHPNPLNAQSSPLLNEKEIREILDMKGNEAVNRNRNMTPLCQPVVNTPCVTNEAPKLIQGNLLQNKVGISHPASYASILSQNANIHDSSTSCMQISGDIPIASFDQHPKSPIKVNAVNSEYVLQDSSISSNQRCYSNDPLNNQASYSSNPENSKSYNLKEENFGARFNEGVQESNYHHMNPQTIQQSTPQQFAQQSSQSRSSVNYNLELMNETKLKNASQLGASENFQLMTTQQVQQTKKNGATQCDFGVVSSLPATHSQFEEKFVSDPGNESYNQLSPMIQSNQPLNLHPAVNANFQGTQALGSTVSFTSGTTQAVNPRPLKLPPSVQNEHKTGSPSVQNLATINPDVSGYGSNVINSIQNVQQPRFQSPAESCNQNILQQHPNVNLINPNSNQPGSMLSQQLERENVRPMIHAALQIQDHDVGSSATGGSSAAIDNRIVQALVSDIVKDRLIHAVREEVDELKLKIEELNSRIRELESENSILRGAVPSEFLAQLDIQKNSGITKN